A single genomic interval of Spinacia oleracea cultivar Varoflay chromosome 6, BTI_SOV_V1, whole genome shotgun sequence harbors:
- the LOC110788550 gene encoding subtilisin-like protease SBT1.4: MANFSPLLLLLFLPSTLSKSTYIVHVSKSYKPTIFSSSSHWYSSILNSLSSTTTTPKLLYSYTLSATGFAAHLSTAQAAQLRRHPAVLSMVPDKAHHVHTTRTPHFLGLNKKSGLWPRSRYASDSIIGVLDTGIWPEHPSFSDKGYAQVPATWKGSCDVGPDFPATSCNRKIIGARAFYQGYVLRHTSIYIYFGLPYHETYEAAHGPMNETQDSKSPRDTIGHGTHTATTAGGSVVPNAGLFDYARGEASGVAIMARIAAYKICWSRGCLESDTLAAMDQAIVDGVHVISLSVGVSQLAPTYDEDTTAIGALHAAQKGVLVSCSTGNTGPTPFSAVNIAPWILTVGASTIDREFPAYVVLGDGRRFKGGSLYAGKPLDDRVYPKLVYAADSGSRFCLPGKLNSSKITGNIVICDRGGPIGRVSMGEIVKEAGGVGMILANLAETGELQIAESHIIPATWVDQTAGEKIKAYVSSVPNPTATIKFKGTVIGRSPSSPRVATFSSRGPNHVTPEILKPDVIAPGVNILAGWTGSAGPSGLITDQRRVQFNIMSGTSMACPHVSGLAALLRSAHPTWSPAAIKSALMTTTYNLDNSKKNFTDISTGKESSPFGYGSGHVDPNKALNPGLVYDLDLSDYVAFLCAIGYEPRRIAVFLEVSAVVDCAAKNLSSPGSLNYPSFSVVFESGTTMVKYTRVVKNVGRSANAIYKVNVNAPPNVKVNVSPRKLIFSANNLTLSYEIIFTTIRGTQVDQSVLGSSSFGSIIWSDGSHRVRSPIAVRWIQGVQQHFIASI, encoded by the exons ATGGCCAATTTCTcccccctcctcctcctcctcttcctgCCCTCTACACTATCAAAATCCACCTACATTGTCCACGTGTCGAAATCCTACAAGCCGACAATCTTCTCCTCCTCTAGTCATTGGTACTCCTCCATCCTCAACTCTCTCTCCTCGACCACTACCACCCCTAAACTCCTCTATTCCTACACTCTCTCTGCCACAGGCTTTGCGGCACACCTATCCACGGCCCAAGCGGCTCAACTACGCCGCCACCCCGCCGTCCTCTCCATGGTCCCTGATAAGGCCCACCACGTCCACACTACCCGTACTCCACACTTCTTGGGTCTCAATAAAAAGTCCGGCCTCTGGCCCAGATCTCGATACGCCTCTGATTCCATAATTGGTGTACTTGATACTGGGATATGGCCTGAACACCCTAGCTTCTCTGACAAAGGGTATGCTCAGGTACCTGCCACCTGGAAAGGATCTTGCGACGTGGGCCCTGATTTCCCGGCTACCTCCTGTAATCGGAAAATCATTGGCGCTCGTGCCTTTTATCAAGGGTACGTACTCCGTCAtacaagtatatatatatattttggtttGCCATATCATGAAAC GTACGAAGCGGCCCATGGGCCAATGAACGAGACCCAAGATTCGAAATCACCTCGAGACACAATCGGGCATGGGACCCACACGGCAACAACAGCAGGCGGATCAGTGGTTCCTAATGCCGGGTTATTCGATTATGCTCGAGGGGAGGCGTCTGGGGTGGCCATAATGGCTCGCATTGCAGCCTACAAGATATGTTGGAGCCGTGGTTGCTTAGAATCAGATACATTGGCCGCAATGGACCAGGCCATCGTGGATGGAGTACATGTGATTTCGCTCTCTGTCGGAGTCAGTCAATTAGCTCCAACCTATGACGAAGATACCACTGCTATTGGTGCACTACATGCTGCCCAAAAAGGGGTGTTGGTGTCTTGCTCAACTGGAAATACCGGACCAACTCCTTTTAGTGCAGTCAATATTGCTCCCTGGATTCTCACAGTTGGAGCTTCCACCATTGATAGAGAATTCCCCGCGTACGTAGTGTTGGGAGATGGAAGGAGGTTTAAGGGCGGTTCATTGTATGCTGGCAAGCCTTTGGATGATCGTGTTTATCCCAAGTTGGTTTACGCAGCAGACTCTGGTAGTAGATTTTGCCTACCAG GTAAACTTAATTCATCGAAAATAACAGGGAATATTGTGATTTGTGATCGAGGAGGACCGATTGGACGAGTTTCCATGGGTGAGATTGTTAAAGAAGCTGGAGGCGTGGGAATGATTCTGGCAAACTTAGCTGAAACTGGTGAGTTACAGATAGCAGAATCACATATTATCCCTGCTACATGGGTGGATCAAACAGCCGGGGAAAAAATAAAGGCCTATGTTTCTTCGGTCCCTAATCCAACAGCCACAATCAAGTTCAAAGGGACAGTGATAGGTCGTTCTCCATCATCTCCAAGGGTGGCAACATTCTCTAGCAGAGGACCCAACCATGTCACACCCGAAATACTCAAGCCGGATGTCATAGCTCCGGGTGTTAACATCTTAGCTGGTTGGACCGGGTCAGCAGGACCCTCGGGCTTGATAACTGATCAACGAAGGGTTCAGTTTAATATAATGTCTGGTACTTCCATGGCCTGCCCACATGTTAGCGGGCTCGCGGCTCTTCTTCGAAGTGCTCACCCTACTTGGAGCCCTGCAGCTATTAAATCTGCGCTTATGACTACAACTTATAACCTTGATAATTCAAAGAAGAACTTCACAGATATTTCCACAGGGAAGGAATCGTCACCATTTGGGTATGGGTCAGGTCATGTTGATCCGAATAAGGCTCTTAACCCTGGTCTAGTCTATGACCTTGATCTTAGTGACTATGTTGCCTTTCTGTGTGCCATTGGGTACGAACCGAGAAGGATTGCCGTTTTTCTTGAAGTGTCTGCTGTTGTTGATTGTGCGGCTAAGAATTTGTCTAGCCCTGGTAGTCTGAATTATCCTTCGTTCTCCGTCGTGTTTGAGTCTGGAACAACAATGGTTAAATACACTAGGGTGGTGAAAAACGTTGGACGTTCAGCTAATGCGATTTATAAAGTTAATGTCAATGCTCCGCCAAACGTAAAAGTTAATGTTTCTCCGAGAAAGCTCATTTTTAGTGCCAACAATCTAACACTATCCTATGAGATCATTTTTACGACCATAAGAGGTACTCAAGTTGATCAATCAGTTTTAGGATCGTCGAGTTTTGGATCAATTATATGGAGTGATGGAAGTCACCGCGTGAGAAGTCCTATTGCAGTCAGATGGATTCAAGGGGTTCAACAACATTTCATTGCTTCTATATGA
- the LOC110788545 gene encoding probable amidase At4g34880 isoform X2, translating to MSISNSLTKLLLFLLGISPITFLHPKFPIKEATIQDLQTAFQQNKLTSKELVQFYLQQIQKLNPTLRAVIEVNPDALKQAEEADRRRAKLNKGHHSSLYKAATSLLDGIPILLKDNIATKDKLNTTAGSYALLGSVVPRDAGVVKRLRKAGAIILGKASLSEWANFRSTAAPGGWCARGGQGQNPYNLSANPCGSSSGSAIAAAANLAAVTLGTETDGSILCPSSTNSVVGFKPTRGLTSRGGVIPITPTQDSVGTVADATYVLDSIVGYDPYDSKATRNARKYIPQGGYAQFLKINGLKGKRLGIVRDPFFDYIKGFPIQDTAFKQHFDTLRGKGAVLVDNIIVPNIEAIMSQNNELTVMLAEFKLSLNSYLKQLIKSPVRSLADVIEFNNKHAQKEMIKEYNQELFIAAEATNGIGPKENEALATLAEWTKDGFEKVMAEHKLDAIITPAYYFSSVLAIGGFPGISVPAGYEKDGVPFGICFGGLKGTEPKLIEIAYGFEQATQIRKPPVL from the exons ATGTCAATTTCAAACTCCTTAACTAAATTGTTGCTATTTCTTCTGGGCATATCACCAATCACCTTTCTACACCCGAAATTTCCAATCAAAGAGGCTACCATACAAGATCTCCAAACTGCCTTTCAACAAAACAAACTTACATCAAAGGAGCTAGTACAATTCTACCTACAACAAATCCAGAAACTCAACCCAACCCTCAGAGCGGTCATAGAAGTCAACCCGGATGCTCTGAAGCAGGCGGAAGAGGCCGATAGGCGTCGAGCAAAACTGAACAAGGGTCATCACTCATCCTTATATAAAGCAGCTACTTCACTGCTAGATGGGATACCAATATTGTTAAAGGACAATATTGCAACAAAGGATAAACTGAATACAACTGCAGGATCATATGcattgttgggttcagttgtcCCAAGGGATGCTGGGGTTGTCAAGAGACTAAGGAAGGCTGGGGCTATCATTCTTGGGAAGGCTAGTTTGAGTGAATGGGCTAACTTTAGGTCTACTGCTGCGCCTGGTGGCTGGTGTGCTAGAGGTGGTCAAGGCCAG AACCCTTACAATCTATCAGCAAATCCTTGTGGCTCAAGCAGTGGATCAGCCATAGCAGCAGCTGCAAACTTGGCAGCAGTTACTCTTGGGACTGAAACAGATGGCTCTATACTTTGTCCTTCTAGCACCAACTCAGTTGTGGGATTCAAACCCACCCGCGGTCTGACAAGCCGTGGTGGGGTCATACCAATCACTCCTACACAAGACAGTGTTGG GACTGTGGCAGATGCAACTTATGTTCTGGATTCCATTGTAGGCTACGATCCTTATGATTCTAAAGCGACAAGGAATGCAAGAAAATACATACCCCAAGGTGGATATGCTCAGTTTCTAAAGATTAACGGTTTAAAAGGGAAGAGGTTGGGAATCGTAAGAGATCCGTTCTTTGATTATATTAAAGGGTTTCCCATACAGGACACAGCCTTTAAGCAACATTTCGATACTTTAAG GGGAAAAGGAGCTGTATTAGTTGATAATATAATAGTACCCAACATTGAAGCAATTATGTCACAGAATAATGAGCTTACGGTGATGCTAGCTGAGTTCAAATTATCTTTGAATTCCTACTTAAAACAACTGATCAAGTCCCCAGTTCGATCTTTGGCCGATGTAATAgaattcaacaacaaacatgccCAAAAG GAAATGATCAAAGAATAtaatcaagaactattcattGCTGCTGAAGCAACAAATGGAATCGGACCCAAAGAGAACGAAGCCCTAGCAACGTTAGCCGAATGGACGAAAGACGGGTTCGAGAAGGTTATGGCAGAACATAAGTTAGATGCAATTATAACACCtgcttattatttttcaagtgTTCTTGCCATTGGAGGATTCCCAGGAATAAGTGTTCCTGCTGGATATGAAAAAGATGGTGTGCCATTTGGTATATGCTTTGGAGGCTTAAAGGGCACTGAACCTAAACTTATCGAGATAGCCTATGGTTTTGAGCAAGCTACACAAATTAGAAAGCCTCCtgtactttaa
- the LOC110788545 gene encoding probable amidase At4g34880 isoform X1 encodes MSISNSLTKLLLFLLGISPITFLHPKFPIKEATIQDLQTAFQQNKLTSKELVQFYLQQIQKLNPTLRAVIEVNPDALKQAEEADRRRAKLNKGHHSSLYKAATSLLDGIPILLKDNIATKDKLNTTAGSYALLGSVVPRDAGVVKRLRKAGAIILGKASLSEWANFRSTAAPGGWCARGGQGQNPYNLSANPCGSSSGSAIAAAANLAAVTLGTETDGSILCPSSTNSVVGFKPTRGLTSRGGVIPITPTQDSVGPVCRTVADATYVLDSIVGYDPYDSKATRNARKYIPQGGYAQFLKINGLKGKRLGIVRDPFFDYIKGFPIQDTAFKQHFDTLRGKGAVLVDNIIVPNIEAIMSQNNELTVMLAEFKLSLNSYLKQLIKSPVRSLADVIEFNNKHAQKEMIKEYNQELFIAAEATNGIGPKENEALATLAEWTKDGFEKVMAEHKLDAIITPAYYFSSVLAIGGFPGISVPAGYEKDGVPFGICFGGLKGTEPKLIEIAYGFEQATQIRKPPVL; translated from the exons ATGTCAATTTCAAACTCCTTAACTAAATTGTTGCTATTTCTTCTGGGCATATCACCAATCACCTTTCTACACCCGAAATTTCCAATCAAAGAGGCTACCATACAAGATCTCCAAACTGCCTTTCAACAAAACAAACTTACATCAAAGGAGCTAGTACAATTCTACCTACAACAAATCCAGAAACTCAACCCAACCCTCAGAGCGGTCATAGAAGTCAACCCGGATGCTCTGAAGCAGGCGGAAGAGGCCGATAGGCGTCGAGCAAAACTGAACAAGGGTCATCACTCATCCTTATATAAAGCAGCTACTTCACTGCTAGATGGGATACCAATATTGTTAAAGGACAATATTGCAACAAAGGATAAACTGAATACAACTGCAGGATCATATGcattgttgggttcagttgtcCCAAGGGATGCTGGGGTTGTCAAGAGACTAAGGAAGGCTGGGGCTATCATTCTTGGGAAGGCTAGTTTGAGTGAATGGGCTAACTTTAGGTCTACTGCTGCGCCTGGTGGCTGGTGTGCTAGAGGTGGTCAAGGCCAG AACCCTTACAATCTATCAGCAAATCCTTGTGGCTCAAGCAGTGGATCAGCCATAGCAGCAGCTGCAAACTTGGCAGCAGTTACTCTTGGGACTGAAACAGATGGCTCTATACTTTGTCCTTCTAGCACCAACTCAGTTGTGGGATTCAAACCCACCCGCGGTCTGACAAGCCGTGGTGGGGTCATACCAATCACTCCTACACAAGACAGTGTTGG ACCTGTCTGTAGGACTGTGGCAGATGCAACTTATGTTCTGGATTCCATTGTAGGCTACGATCCTTATGATTCTAAAGCGACAAGGAATGCAAGAAAATACATACCCCAAGGTGGATATGCTCAGTTTCTAAAGATTAACGGTTTAAAAGGGAAGAGGTTGGGAATCGTAAGAGATCCGTTCTTTGATTATATTAAAGGGTTTCCCATACAGGACACAGCCTTTAAGCAACATTTCGATACTTTAAG GGGAAAAGGAGCTGTATTAGTTGATAATATAATAGTACCCAACATTGAAGCAATTATGTCACAGAATAATGAGCTTACGGTGATGCTAGCTGAGTTCAAATTATCTTTGAATTCCTACTTAAAACAACTGATCAAGTCCCCAGTTCGATCTTTGGCCGATGTAATAgaattcaacaacaaacatgccCAAAAG GAAATGATCAAAGAATAtaatcaagaactattcattGCTGCTGAAGCAACAAATGGAATCGGACCCAAAGAGAACGAAGCCCTAGCAACGTTAGCCGAATGGACGAAAGACGGGTTCGAGAAGGTTATGGCAGAACATAAGTTAGATGCAATTATAACACCtgcttattatttttcaagtgTTCTTGCCATTGGAGGATTCCCAGGAATAAGTGTTCCTGCTGGATATGAAAAAGATGGTGTGCCATTTGGTATATGCTTTGGAGGCTTAAAGGGCACTGAACCTAAACTTATCGAGATAGCCTATGGTTTTGAGCAAGCTACACAAATTAGAAAGCCTCCtgtactttaa